A DNA window from Daucus carota subsp. sativus chromosome 3, DH1 v3.0, whole genome shotgun sequence contains the following coding sequences:
- the LOC108211718 gene encoding uncharacterized protein LOC108211718 isoform X1: MDFHCLARKDLQTLCKMNKIPANRTNVAMAEALSSLNIVKGIEKYCKSTESSAAGSSVESPEKNVVTSPKTIGRRKQVTATPVTRRKKRVSPVKTLQRVYNTRLSAKLLKKEKVESEKKECLEALKFNSDCEVVSDCDLGEVLEDKSVPGCDNVGENLSVPEIEQQNMSVLWTNASEDLDLKESSATEMKSVPLQNSDYGFRSLKKPNDKDMVVLEVPFCEKNDDVGVGLIFSEVHAEVIPNEVKVFQKDANKAETPVSERKDAIPNLSPQEKGSLDVGFSYSKNELGRGTSRRGNGENLNAQVTAITDMNDDTGVGLIHSQTDAEVIPSKVEVFQIEANKPETPINERKDAIPNLSPQEKMSVDVGYSYSRDESKRRASPRGNGENLSARITAVTDMNGSDYMGVDSSYEIEKVRGSLNSKYADRDLDSKHTAAENMKCKQLENNVEGFQILKMPSCNTMVVVDVPLYKKKDDAGIDLCNSETADITKVMLNEVETPTSEMKAAIPILSLQEKGSVDVGFSFLTNEVQSGNSKRGSSDHLDAQFSALTDMIAGDLSSKGKFHLSEIEQLSESPNSKYADKKLDFKDTDDTNLKSEFLTNKGSCNVEADSSVLDIEQQIESLKFKNAIEDVDAKELAAKYLESIVLKMNVDGSKMDAVDVLEEIPCREHMVVVDPLHHKTKDVDDVDFSPREIEITTEVRANEAKFLPKGTENAEVKTPIQRAKVTEKVFSPKENDSFPGPDEVGVHFSFSEGSDDVELHFYVLEADKNMDAAVNFSTESYERESLKEHLNMESCEKVGFGEGVHDLMIQPKSEKVMLECLSSGVDNSVDGENFDNSVKILEDISCNSESGAAYGDVKGLASQEEISCQAIACGPPICSESSERLENSIHNNSDDDTSIDTEFFQHNAYSKQSDSSRKSSEIYSSDGAFKYADKLEMKGSVKATNDFSGRVLSVDEMGDKDSFSDDPESNSKTFDNSSCDTEAESYFLEYAISSKQQNRKRESTASQIFDSSCTREPADQSEMPESFDSSIGYSSEIASSNQLSAKSISKESRLPVASDISSCCSGIKKLSFDASPKASEAKSPCFLKLGGQMCPSSAPPSLQSRRTKIHLREQPLLLADHPFTEKVLSSYMLSSGPCQFANMSNYMPLSKVDSNVLDDKENIEQNDI; the protein is encoded by the exons ATGGATTTTCATTGCCTTGCGCGAAAAGATCTCCAAACTCTGTGCAAAATGAACAAAATTCCGGCCAATAGAACTAACGTCGCCATGGCGGAAGCTCTCAGTTCTCTGAATATC GTGAAAGGAATCGAGAAGTACTGTAAATCAACCGAGTCATCAGCAGCGGGATCATCGGTGGAGTCACCGGAGAAGAACGTTGTGACATCCCCAAAGACTATTGGAAGGCGAAAACAAGTAACAGCTACACCAGTCACTCGTCGAAAGAAAAGAGTTTCTCCTGTGAAAACTTTGCAAAGAGTTTATAACACGAGGCTGTCTGCTAAGCTGTTGAAGAAGGAAAAAGTGGAGTCGGAAAAAAAAGAGTGTTTAGAAGCACTTAAATTTAATTCGGATTGTGAAGTTGTATCTGATTGTGATCTCGGTGAGGTTTTGGAGGATAAAAGTGTTCCAG GCTGTGATAATGTAGGAGAAAATTTGTCCGTGCCTGAAATTGAACAGCAAAATATGTCTGTGTTGTGGACAAATGCCAGTGAAGATCTGGATTTGAAGGAATCGTCTGCAACAGAAATGAAATCTGTTCCGCTGCAAAACAGTG ATTATGGGTTTAGAAGTTTAAAGAAGCCAAACGACAAAGATATGGTGGTATTAGAAGTGCCATTTTGTGAAAAGAACG ATGATGTTGGGGTTGGTTTAATTTTCTCTGAAGTACATGCTGAAGTGATACCAAATGAAG TTAAAGTGTTCCAAAAAGATGCTAATAAGGCTGAGACGCCGGTCAGTGAAAGGAAAGATGCTATACCAAATTTATCCCCGCAAGAGAAGG GGTCTCTTGATGTTGGATTTTCATATTCGAAAAATGAACTCGGAAGGGGGACTTCACGGAGGGGAAATGGTGAGAATTTGAATGCTCAGGTTACTGCTATAACAGATATGAATG ATGATACTGGAGTTGGTTTAATTCACTCTCAAACAGATGCTGAAGTGATACCTAGTAAGG TTGAAGTGTTCCAAATAGAAGCTAATAAGCCTGAGACGCCAATCAATGAAAGGAAAGATGCTATACCAAATTTATCCCCGCAAGAGAAGA TGTCTGTTGATGTTGGATATTCTTATTCGAGAGATGAATCTAAAAGGAGGGCTTCACCGAGGGGAAATGGTGAGAATTTGAGTGCTCGGATTACTGCTGTAACAGATATGAATG GGTCTGATTATATgggagttgattcctcttatgAAATTGAAAAAGTAAGGGGGTCTCTGAACTCGAAATATGCTGATAGAGATCTGGATTCAAAGCACACAGCTGCAGAGAATATGAAATGCAAACAGTTAGAAAACAATG TTGAAGGGTTTCAGATTTTGAAAATGCCAAGCTGTAACACTATGGTGGTAGTAGACGTGcctctttataaaaaaaaag ATGATGCTGGAATTGATTTATGTAACTCTGAAACAGCTGATATTACTAAAGTGATGCTAAATGAGG TTGAGACGCCAACCAGTGAAATGAAAGCTGCTATACCAATTTTATCCCTGCAAGAGAAGG GGTCTGTTGATGTTGGATTTTCATTCCTGACAAACGAAGTTCAAAGTGGGAATTCAAAGAGGGGAAGTAGTGACCATTTGGATGCTCAGTTTAGTGCTTTGACAGATATGATAGCAGGAGACTTGAGTAGCAAGG GTAAATTTCATCTTTCTGAAATTGAACAATTAAGTGAGTCTCCAAACTCAAAATATGCTGATAAAAAGCTGGATTTTAAGGACACAGATGATACAAATTTGAAATCTGAATTCCTTACCAACAAGG GGTCTTGTAATGTTGAAGCTGATTCATCTGTCCTGGATATTGAACAGCAAATTGAGtctttgaagtttaaaaatgcTATTGAAGATGTGGATGCAAAGGAATTAGCTGCTAAATATTTGGAATCCATTGTGTTAAAAATGAACG TTGATGGCTCTAAAATGGATGCTGTAGATGTTCTAGAGGAGATACCATGCCGCGAACATATGGTGGTCGTAGACCCACTGCACCATAAAACGAAGG ATGTAGATGATGTTGATTTCTCACCCCGTGAAATTGAAATCACAACAGAAGTACGAGCCAATGAGG CTAAATTTTTGCCGAAGGGTACAGAAAACGCAGAAGTAAAGACTCCAATCCAGAGAGCCAAGGTTACCGAAAAGGTTTTTTCACCAAAAGAGAACG ACTCCTTTCCAGGGCCTGATGAAGTTGGAGTTCATTTTTCCTTCTCTGAAGGGTCTGATGATGTTGAGCTACATTTTTACGTTTTAGAAGCTGATAAAAACATGGATGCTGCAGTTAATTTTTCAACAGAAAGCTATG AAAGAGAGAGTCTGAAAGAGCATTTGAACATGGAGAGCTGTGAAAAAGTCGGCTTCGGTGAAGGGGTGCATGATTTAATGATCCAGCCAAAGTCAGAGAAAGTTATGTTGGAGTGTTTGTCCTCCGGTGTGGACAATTCTGTAGATGGAGAGAATTTTGATAACAGTGTAAAAATTCTGGAGGATATAAGTTGCAATTCAGAATCAGGTGCGGCCTATGGTGATGTCAAAGGACTTGCATCTCAGGAGGAGATAAGTTGCCAAGCAATTGCCTGTGGTCCACCTATATGCTCAGAAAGTAGTGAAAGACTTGAAAACTCAATTCACAACAATTCTGATGATGATACTTCCATTGATACAGAATTCTTTCAACACAATGCTTATTCCAAGCAATCGGACAGCAGTAGAAAATCTTCTGAAATTTacagctctgatggtgctttcAAATATGCTGATAAATTAGAGATGAAAGGCTCCGTCAAGGCAACTAATGATTTTTCTGGCAGAGTACTATCTGTTGATGAAATGGGTGATAAAGATAGTTTTTCTGATGATCCAGAAAGCAACTCAAAAACATTTGACAACAGTTCTTGTGATACCGAAGCTGAATCTTACTTCCTAGAATATGCGATTTCTTCCAAGCAGCAGAACAGAAAGAGAGAATCTACAGCCTCCCAAATTTTTGACAGCAGTTGTACAAGAGAACCAGCGGATCAGTCTGAAATGCCAGAGTCATTTGATTCATCTATTGGCTACTCTAGTGAAATAGCAAGTTCCAATCAACTTTCTGCAAAATCTATATCCAAGGAATCAAGATTACCTGTTGCAAGTGATATTTCTTCTTGTTGTTCAGGAATCAAGAAATTGAGCTTTGATGCGAGTCCAAAAGCGTCAGAAGCTAAGTCTCCCTGTTTCTTGAAGCTAGGTGGACAGATGTGCCCCTCGTCAGCACCGCCAAGTTTACAGTCCCGGAGAACCAAGATTCATTTGAGGGAGCAACCCCTGCTTTTAGCAGATCATCCATTTACTGAAAAGGTCTTATCCAGCTATATGCTATCATCGGGACCATGTCAATTTGCCAATATGTCCAATTACATGCCACTGTCTAAGGTGGATAGCAATGTTTTAGATGACAAGGAAAATATCGAACAAAATGATATTTAG
- the LOC108211718 gene encoding uncharacterized protein LOC108211718 isoform X4 gives MDFHCLARKDLQTLCKMNKIPANRTNVAMAEALSSLNIVKGIEKYCKSTESSAAGSSVESPEKNVVTSPKTIGRRKQVTATPVTRRKKRVSPVKTLQRVYNTRLSAKLLKKEKVESEKKECLEALKFNSDCEVVSDCDLGEVLEDKSVPGCDNVGENLSVPEIEQQNMSVLWTNASEDLDLKESSATEMKSVPLQNSDYGFRSLKKPNDKDMVVLEVPFCEKNDDVGVGLIFSEVHAEVIPNEVKVFQKDANKAETPVSERKDAIPNLSPQEKGSLDVGFSYSKNELGRGTSRRGNGENLNAQVTAITDMNDDTGVGLIHSQTDAEVIPSKVEVFQIEANKPETPINERKDAIPNLSPQEKMSVDVGYSYSRDESKRRASPRGNGENLSARITAVTDMNGSDYMGVDSSYEIEKVRGSLNSKYADRDLDSKHTAAENMKCKQLENNVEGFQILKMPSCNTMVVVDVPLYKKKDDAGIDLCNSETADITKVMLNEVETPTSEMKAAIPILSLQEKGSVDVGFSFLTNEVQSGNSKRGSSDHLDAQFSALTDMIAGDLSSKGKFHLSEIEQLSESPNSKYADKKLDFKDTDDTNLKSEFLTNKGSCNVEADSSVLDIEQQIESLKFKNAIEDVDAKELAAKYLESIVLKMNVDGSKMDAVDVLEEIPCREHMVVVDPLHHKTKDVDDVDFSPREIEITTEVRANEENAEVKTPIQRAKVTEKVFSPKENDSFPGPDEVGVHFSFSEGSDDVELHFYVLEADKNMDAAVNFSTESYERESLKEHLNMESCEKVGFGEGVHDLMIQPKSEKVMLECLSSGVDNSVDGENFDNSVKILEDISCNSESGAAYGDVKGLASQEEISCQAIACGPPICSESSERLENSIHNNSDDDTSIDTEFFQHNAYSKQSDSSRKSSEIYSSDGAFKYADKLEMKGSVKATNDFSGRVLSVDEMGDKDSFSDDPESNSKTFDNSSCDTEAESYFLEYAISSKQQNRKRESTASQIFDSSCTREPADQSEMPESFDSSIGYSSEIASSNQLSAKSISKESRLPVASDISSCCSGIKKLSFDASPKASEAKSPCFLKLGGQMCPSSAPPSLQSRRTKIHLREQPLLLADHPFTEKVLSSYMLSSGPCQFANMSNYMPLSKVDSNVLDDKENIEQNDI, from the exons ATGGATTTTCATTGCCTTGCGCGAAAAGATCTCCAAACTCTGTGCAAAATGAACAAAATTCCGGCCAATAGAACTAACGTCGCCATGGCGGAAGCTCTCAGTTCTCTGAATATC GTGAAAGGAATCGAGAAGTACTGTAAATCAACCGAGTCATCAGCAGCGGGATCATCGGTGGAGTCACCGGAGAAGAACGTTGTGACATCCCCAAAGACTATTGGAAGGCGAAAACAAGTAACAGCTACACCAGTCACTCGTCGAAAGAAAAGAGTTTCTCCTGTGAAAACTTTGCAAAGAGTTTATAACACGAGGCTGTCTGCTAAGCTGTTGAAGAAGGAAAAAGTGGAGTCGGAAAAAAAAGAGTGTTTAGAAGCACTTAAATTTAATTCGGATTGTGAAGTTGTATCTGATTGTGATCTCGGTGAGGTTTTGGAGGATAAAAGTGTTCCAG GCTGTGATAATGTAGGAGAAAATTTGTCCGTGCCTGAAATTGAACAGCAAAATATGTCTGTGTTGTGGACAAATGCCAGTGAAGATCTGGATTTGAAGGAATCGTCTGCAACAGAAATGAAATCTGTTCCGCTGCAAAACAGTG ATTATGGGTTTAGAAGTTTAAAGAAGCCAAACGACAAAGATATGGTGGTATTAGAAGTGCCATTTTGTGAAAAGAACG ATGATGTTGGGGTTGGTTTAATTTTCTCTGAAGTACATGCTGAAGTGATACCAAATGAAG TTAAAGTGTTCCAAAAAGATGCTAATAAGGCTGAGACGCCGGTCAGTGAAAGGAAAGATGCTATACCAAATTTATCCCCGCAAGAGAAGG GGTCTCTTGATGTTGGATTTTCATATTCGAAAAATGAACTCGGAAGGGGGACTTCACGGAGGGGAAATGGTGAGAATTTGAATGCTCAGGTTACTGCTATAACAGATATGAATG ATGATACTGGAGTTGGTTTAATTCACTCTCAAACAGATGCTGAAGTGATACCTAGTAAGG TTGAAGTGTTCCAAATAGAAGCTAATAAGCCTGAGACGCCAATCAATGAAAGGAAAGATGCTATACCAAATTTATCCCCGCAAGAGAAGA TGTCTGTTGATGTTGGATATTCTTATTCGAGAGATGAATCTAAAAGGAGGGCTTCACCGAGGGGAAATGGTGAGAATTTGAGTGCTCGGATTACTGCTGTAACAGATATGAATG GGTCTGATTATATgggagttgattcctcttatgAAATTGAAAAAGTAAGGGGGTCTCTGAACTCGAAATATGCTGATAGAGATCTGGATTCAAAGCACACAGCTGCAGAGAATATGAAATGCAAACAGTTAGAAAACAATG TTGAAGGGTTTCAGATTTTGAAAATGCCAAGCTGTAACACTATGGTGGTAGTAGACGTGcctctttataaaaaaaaag ATGATGCTGGAATTGATTTATGTAACTCTGAAACAGCTGATATTACTAAAGTGATGCTAAATGAGG TTGAGACGCCAACCAGTGAAATGAAAGCTGCTATACCAATTTTATCCCTGCAAGAGAAGG GGTCTGTTGATGTTGGATTTTCATTCCTGACAAACGAAGTTCAAAGTGGGAATTCAAAGAGGGGAAGTAGTGACCATTTGGATGCTCAGTTTAGTGCTTTGACAGATATGATAGCAGGAGACTTGAGTAGCAAGG GTAAATTTCATCTTTCTGAAATTGAACAATTAAGTGAGTCTCCAAACTCAAAATATGCTGATAAAAAGCTGGATTTTAAGGACACAGATGATACAAATTTGAAATCTGAATTCCTTACCAACAAGG GGTCTTGTAATGTTGAAGCTGATTCATCTGTCCTGGATATTGAACAGCAAATTGAGtctttgaagtttaaaaatgcTATTGAAGATGTGGATGCAAAGGAATTAGCTGCTAAATATTTGGAATCCATTGTGTTAAAAATGAACG TTGATGGCTCTAAAATGGATGCTGTAGATGTTCTAGAGGAGATACCATGCCGCGAACATATGGTGGTCGTAGACCCACTGCACCATAAAACGAAGG ATGTAGATGATGTTGATTTCTCACCCCGTGAAATTGAAATCACAACAGAAGTACGAGCCAATGAGG AAAACGCAGAAGTAAAGACTCCAATCCAGAGAGCCAAGGTTACCGAAAAGGTTTTTTCACCAAAAGAGAACG ACTCCTTTCCAGGGCCTGATGAAGTTGGAGTTCATTTTTCCTTCTCTGAAGGGTCTGATGATGTTGAGCTACATTTTTACGTTTTAGAAGCTGATAAAAACATGGATGCTGCAGTTAATTTTTCAACAGAAAGCTATG AAAGAGAGAGTCTGAAAGAGCATTTGAACATGGAGAGCTGTGAAAAAGTCGGCTTCGGTGAAGGGGTGCATGATTTAATGATCCAGCCAAAGTCAGAGAAAGTTATGTTGGAGTGTTTGTCCTCCGGTGTGGACAATTCTGTAGATGGAGAGAATTTTGATAACAGTGTAAAAATTCTGGAGGATATAAGTTGCAATTCAGAATCAGGTGCGGCCTATGGTGATGTCAAAGGACTTGCATCTCAGGAGGAGATAAGTTGCCAAGCAATTGCCTGTGGTCCACCTATATGCTCAGAAAGTAGTGAAAGACTTGAAAACTCAATTCACAACAATTCTGATGATGATACTTCCATTGATACAGAATTCTTTCAACACAATGCTTATTCCAAGCAATCGGACAGCAGTAGAAAATCTTCTGAAATTTacagctctgatggtgctttcAAATATGCTGATAAATTAGAGATGAAAGGCTCCGTCAAGGCAACTAATGATTTTTCTGGCAGAGTACTATCTGTTGATGAAATGGGTGATAAAGATAGTTTTTCTGATGATCCAGAAAGCAACTCAAAAACATTTGACAACAGTTCTTGTGATACCGAAGCTGAATCTTACTTCCTAGAATATGCGATTTCTTCCAAGCAGCAGAACAGAAAGAGAGAATCTACAGCCTCCCAAATTTTTGACAGCAGTTGTACAAGAGAACCAGCGGATCAGTCTGAAATGCCAGAGTCATTTGATTCATCTATTGGCTACTCTAGTGAAATAGCAAGTTCCAATCAACTTTCTGCAAAATCTATATCCAAGGAATCAAGATTACCTGTTGCAAGTGATATTTCTTCTTGTTGTTCAGGAATCAAGAAATTGAGCTTTGATGCGAGTCCAAAAGCGTCAGAAGCTAAGTCTCCCTGTTTCTTGAAGCTAGGTGGACAGATGTGCCCCTCGTCAGCACCGCCAAGTTTACAGTCCCGGAGAACCAAGATTCATTTGAGGGAGCAACCCCTGCTTTTAGCAGATCATCCATTTACTGAAAAGGTCTTATCCAGCTATATGCTATCATCGGGACCATGTCAATTTGCCAATATGTCCAATTACATGCCACTGTCTAAGGTGGATAGCAATGTTTTAGATGACAAGGAAAATATCGAACAAAATGATATTTAG
- the LOC108211718 gene encoding uncharacterized protein LOC108211718 isoform X3 encodes MDFHCLARKDLQTLCKMNKIPANRTNVAMAEALSSLNIVKGIEKYCKSTESSAAGSSVESPEKNVVTSPKTIGRRKQVTATPVTRRKKRVSPVKTLQRVYNTRLSAKLLKKEKVESEKKECLEALKFNSDCEVVSDCDLGEVLEDKSVPGCDNVGENLSVPEIEQQNMSVLWTNASEDLDLKESSATEMKSVPLQNSDYGFRSLKKPNDKDMVVLEVPFCEKNDDVGVGLIFSEVHAEVIPNEVKVFQKDANKAETPVSERKDAIPNLSPQEKGSLDVGFSYSKNELGRGTSRRGNGENLNAQVTAITDMNDDTGVGLIHSQTDAEVIPSKVEVFQIEANKPETPINERKDAIPNLSPQEKMSVDVGYSYSRDESKRRASPRGNGENLSARITAVTDMNGSDYMGVDSSYEIEKVRGSLNSKYADRDLDSKHTAAENMKCKQLENNVEGFQILKMPSCNTMVVVDVPLYKKKDDAGIDLCNSETADITKVMLNEVETPTSEMKAAIPILSLQEKGSVDVGFSFLTNEVQSGNSKRGSSDHLDAQFSALTDMIAGDLSSKGKFHLSEIEQLSESPNSKYADKKLDFKDTDDTNLKSEFLTNKGSCNVEADSSVLDIEQQIESLKFKNAIEDVDAKELAAKYLESIVLKMNVDGSKMDAVDVLEEIPCREHMVVVDPLHHKTKDVDDVDFSPREIEITTEVRANEAKFLPKGTENAEVKTPIQRAKVTEKVFSPKENGPDEVGVHFSFSEGSDDVELHFYVLEADKNMDAAVNFSTESYERESLKEHLNMESCEKVGFGEGVHDLMIQPKSEKVMLECLSSGVDNSVDGENFDNSVKILEDISCNSESGAAYGDVKGLASQEEISCQAIACGPPICSESSERLENSIHNNSDDDTSIDTEFFQHNAYSKQSDSSRKSSEIYSSDGAFKYADKLEMKGSVKATNDFSGRVLSVDEMGDKDSFSDDPESNSKTFDNSSCDTEAESYFLEYAISSKQQNRKRESTASQIFDSSCTREPADQSEMPESFDSSIGYSSEIASSNQLSAKSISKESRLPVASDISSCCSGIKKLSFDASPKASEAKSPCFLKLGGQMCPSSAPPSLQSRRTKIHLREQPLLLADHPFTEKVLSSYMLSSGPCQFANMSNYMPLSKVDSNVLDDKENIEQNDI; translated from the exons ATGGATTTTCATTGCCTTGCGCGAAAAGATCTCCAAACTCTGTGCAAAATGAACAAAATTCCGGCCAATAGAACTAACGTCGCCATGGCGGAAGCTCTCAGTTCTCTGAATATC GTGAAAGGAATCGAGAAGTACTGTAAATCAACCGAGTCATCAGCAGCGGGATCATCGGTGGAGTCACCGGAGAAGAACGTTGTGACATCCCCAAAGACTATTGGAAGGCGAAAACAAGTAACAGCTACACCAGTCACTCGTCGAAAGAAAAGAGTTTCTCCTGTGAAAACTTTGCAAAGAGTTTATAACACGAGGCTGTCTGCTAAGCTGTTGAAGAAGGAAAAAGTGGAGTCGGAAAAAAAAGAGTGTTTAGAAGCACTTAAATTTAATTCGGATTGTGAAGTTGTATCTGATTGTGATCTCGGTGAGGTTTTGGAGGATAAAAGTGTTCCAG GCTGTGATAATGTAGGAGAAAATTTGTCCGTGCCTGAAATTGAACAGCAAAATATGTCTGTGTTGTGGACAAATGCCAGTGAAGATCTGGATTTGAAGGAATCGTCTGCAACAGAAATGAAATCTGTTCCGCTGCAAAACAGTG ATTATGGGTTTAGAAGTTTAAAGAAGCCAAACGACAAAGATATGGTGGTATTAGAAGTGCCATTTTGTGAAAAGAACG ATGATGTTGGGGTTGGTTTAATTTTCTCTGAAGTACATGCTGAAGTGATACCAAATGAAG TTAAAGTGTTCCAAAAAGATGCTAATAAGGCTGAGACGCCGGTCAGTGAAAGGAAAGATGCTATACCAAATTTATCCCCGCAAGAGAAGG GGTCTCTTGATGTTGGATTTTCATATTCGAAAAATGAACTCGGAAGGGGGACTTCACGGAGGGGAAATGGTGAGAATTTGAATGCTCAGGTTACTGCTATAACAGATATGAATG ATGATACTGGAGTTGGTTTAATTCACTCTCAAACAGATGCTGAAGTGATACCTAGTAAGG TTGAAGTGTTCCAAATAGAAGCTAATAAGCCTGAGACGCCAATCAATGAAAGGAAAGATGCTATACCAAATTTATCCCCGCAAGAGAAGA TGTCTGTTGATGTTGGATATTCTTATTCGAGAGATGAATCTAAAAGGAGGGCTTCACCGAGGGGAAATGGTGAGAATTTGAGTGCTCGGATTACTGCTGTAACAGATATGAATG GGTCTGATTATATgggagttgattcctcttatgAAATTGAAAAAGTAAGGGGGTCTCTGAACTCGAAATATGCTGATAGAGATCTGGATTCAAAGCACACAGCTGCAGAGAATATGAAATGCAAACAGTTAGAAAACAATG TTGAAGGGTTTCAGATTTTGAAAATGCCAAGCTGTAACACTATGGTGGTAGTAGACGTGcctctttataaaaaaaaag ATGATGCTGGAATTGATTTATGTAACTCTGAAACAGCTGATATTACTAAAGTGATGCTAAATGAGG TTGAGACGCCAACCAGTGAAATGAAAGCTGCTATACCAATTTTATCCCTGCAAGAGAAGG GGTCTGTTGATGTTGGATTTTCATTCCTGACAAACGAAGTTCAAAGTGGGAATTCAAAGAGGGGAAGTAGTGACCATTTGGATGCTCAGTTTAGTGCTTTGACAGATATGATAGCAGGAGACTTGAGTAGCAAGG GTAAATTTCATCTTTCTGAAATTGAACAATTAAGTGAGTCTCCAAACTCAAAATATGCTGATAAAAAGCTGGATTTTAAGGACACAGATGATACAAATTTGAAATCTGAATTCCTTACCAACAAGG GGTCTTGTAATGTTGAAGCTGATTCATCTGTCCTGGATATTGAACAGCAAATTGAGtctttgaagtttaaaaatgcTATTGAAGATGTGGATGCAAAGGAATTAGCTGCTAAATATTTGGAATCCATTGTGTTAAAAATGAACG TTGATGGCTCTAAAATGGATGCTGTAGATGTTCTAGAGGAGATACCATGCCGCGAACATATGGTGGTCGTAGACCCACTGCACCATAAAACGAAGG ATGTAGATGATGTTGATTTCTCACCCCGTGAAATTGAAATCACAACAGAAGTACGAGCCAATGAGG CTAAATTTTTGCCGAAGGGTACAGAAAACGCAGAAGTAAAGACTCCAATCCAGAGAGCCAAGGTTACCGAAAAGGTTTTTTCACCAAAAGAGAACG GGCCTGATGAAGTTGGAGTTCATTTTTCCTTCTCTGAAGGGTCTGATGATGTTGAGCTACATTTTTACGTTTTAGAAGCTGATAAAAACATGGATGCTGCAGTTAATTTTTCAACAGAAAGCTATG AAAGAGAGAGTCTGAAAGAGCATTTGAACATGGAGAGCTGTGAAAAAGTCGGCTTCGGTGAAGGGGTGCATGATTTAATGATCCAGCCAAAGTCAGAGAAAGTTATGTTGGAGTGTTTGTCCTCCGGTGTGGACAATTCTGTAGATGGAGAGAATTTTGATAACAGTGTAAAAATTCTGGAGGATATAAGTTGCAATTCAGAATCAGGTGCGGCCTATGGTGATGTCAAAGGACTTGCATCTCAGGAGGAGATAAGTTGCCAAGCAATTGCCTGTGGTCCACCTATATGCTCAGAAAGTAGTGAAAGACTTGAAAACTCAATTCACAACAATTCTGATGATGATACTTCCATTGATACAGAATTCTTTCAACACAATGCTTATTCCAAGCAATCGGACAGCAGTAGAAAATCTTCTGAAATTTacagctctgatggtgctttcAAATATGCTGATAAATTAGAGATGAAAGGCTCCGTCAAGGCAACTAATGATTTTTCTGGCAGAGTACTATCTGTTGATGAAATGGGTGATAAAGATAGTTTTTCTGATGATCCAGAAAGCAACTCAAAAACATTTGACAACAGTTCTTGTGATACCGAAGCTGAATCTTACTTCCTAGAATATGCGATTTCTTCCAAGCAGCAGAACAGAAAGAGAGAATCTACAGCCTCCCAAATTTTTGACAGCAGTTGTACAAGAGAACCAGCGGATCAGTCTGAAATGCCAGAGTCATTTGATTCATCTATTGGCTACTCTAGTGAAATAGCAAGTTCCAATCAACTTTCTGCAAAATCTATATCCAAGGAATCAAGATTACCTGTTGCAAGTGATATTTCTTCTTGTTGTTCAGGAATCAAGAAATTGAGCTTTGATGCGAGTCCAAAAGCGTCAGAAGCTAAGTCTCCCTGTTTCTTGAAGCTAGGTGGACAGATGTGCCCCTCGTCAGCACCGCCAAGTTTACAGTCCCGGAGAACCAAGATTCATTTGAGGGAGCAACCCCTGCTTTTAGCAGATCATCCATTTACTGAAAAGGTCTTATCCAGCTATATGCTATCATCGGGACCATGTCAATTTGCCAATATGTCCAATTACATGCCACTGTCTAAGGTGGATAGCAATGTTTTAGATGACAAGGAAAATATCGAACAAAATGATATTTAG